The proteins below come from a single Sorghum bicolor cultivar BTx623 chromosome 4, Sorghum_bicolor_NCBIv3, whole genome shotgun sequence genomic window:
- the LOC8070577 gene encoding glycine-rich cell wall structural protein, producing MHSFASHSQRPFHSCSSERKTTPRSPIAPIMASNSKALLVLALLLAATFLVASANEQAREQAKEEKKAEVQDWHGGGGYPGRGGGWHGGGGGYPGGHCRWGCCDRGHYGGCRCCSHPDQIPEPMYRPELVEVHN from the exons ATGCACAGCTTCGCATCACACTCGCAGCGACCTTTCCACAGTTGTAGTTCAGAGAGAAAGACGACACCGAGATCGCCGATAGCACCAATCATGGCGTCCAACTCCAAGGCGCTCCTCGTGTTAGCGCTCCTGCTCGCCGCCACTTTCCTCGTCGCCTCCGCTAACGAGCAAGCCCGTGAGC AGGCCaaagaggagaagaaggcggaggTCCAGGActggcacggcggcggcggctacccgggtcgcggcggcggctggcacggcggcggcggcggctaccCTGGCGGACACTGCCGGTGGGGTTGCTGCGACCGCGGGCACTATGGCGGCTGCCGGTGCTGCTCGCACCCCGACCAGATACCGGAGCCCATGTACCGCCCTGAGCTCGTCGAGGTCCACAACTGA
- the LOC8070578 gene encoding glycine-rich cell wall structural protein — protein sequence MASSKRLLVLVLLLAAVFLVASAANEQTQHENNNKADVQDYRGGGYPYGGYPGGGWRGGGGYPGGRGGYPGGGGGHGGYCRWGCCGRGYYGGCRCCSRADEIPEPMYRPEFTEVHN from the exons ATGGCGTCGTCCAAGCGACTCCTCGTGTTGgttctcctgctcgccgccgttTTCCTTGTCGCCTCAGCAGCTAACGAGCAAACCC AGCACGAGAACAACAACAAAGCTGACGTGCAGGACTACCGTGGCGGCGGCTACCCGTACGGCGGCTACCCCGGCGGCGGCTGGCGCGGTGGGGGTGGCTACCCCGGCGGCCGTGGCGGCTACCCGGGAGGGGGCGGCGGCCACGGCGGCTACTGCCGGTGGGGATGCTGCGGCCGCGGGTACTACGGCGGCTGCCGGTGCTGCTCGCGCGCCGACGAGATCCCGGAGCCCATGTACCGCCCGGAGTTCACCGAGGTCCACAACTGA